The Reinekea forsetii genome contains the following window.
TGACCAAACCTAAGGCACTAGACACCCGGCATGAGTAGCCCTGACACCTATTTAATTGGCATCGATGGCGGCGGCACAAGCTGCCGAGCCCGCATTACCGACCGCCATGGAAACATTGTGGGCGAGGCCCAGGCCGGCAGCGCAAATATTTTCCAAGACGTTGAATTGGCTTGGCGCTCGGTCCATCAGGCGGTCACTGAAGCCTTTGCCAATGCCAATTTGCCCGCCACATGCGCCCAGTCCAGCGTGCTGGTGGCGGGCTTGGCGGGCGCCGAAGCGCCCGTGGCTGTCGATGACTTCTTAGATCGGGCAAGCGACTCCTTTGCCGATATCAGCTTGCTCTCGGACGCCCAAATCGCCTGCCTAGGGGCCCATGCCGGGCAGGACGGGGCCATCTTCATCGTCGGTACCGGGGCCATCGGGATCGCCCTAGACCAGGGCCAATGGCGACGCGTCGGCGGTTGGGGCTTTCCGCTTAATGACCTCGGCAGCGGCGCCTGGCTGGGTCAACAGGCGGTGCGAGCGGCGCTTGATCAACGCGATGGCATTATCGCCCGCAGCCTCTTGACCGATAGCATCTGGAAGATCTTCCCTGCGGGCACCGATGAATTGATTGGCTGGTCGCAAATAGCCAGCTCCGGTGACTACGGCAGCTTTGCACCATTGGTGCTGAAAGCCGTGGCCGCCCACGACAATCTGGCGGAGGCACTGATGGCCGAACAGATCCAACTGCTCAGCCGGCAAATTCAGGCACTACCCGCCCACGGCAGAGGTCTGTGTTTGATGGGTGGCTTGGCCGAAACAATCGCCCCGAAACTACCCCGTGACATCCAGATACGACAGGTCCCAGCGCTCGGCGATGCGCTCTCCGGTGCGCTGTACTATGCCCAAACCAGGCTCAGACGGTGAGCGCTAAAATACGTTTAGATCCAGCGCTGATCGATTTTTTGCGACCAGATGTGAGCCGTTCCGGATCACTTTACACCCAGCTCGCGCGGTCCCTGACTCAGGCCATTGATGAAGGCCTGTTGCTCGACGGAGACTTTATTCTGCCCCAACGCGATTTGGCCGAAGCCCTGGGCGTGTCTCGTGTCACGGTCCGCAAAGCGATTGAGTGCCTAGTCGCAGAGGGCCTGCTGAGTCAACGCCAGGGTGCCGGCACCGTCGTAACCCGACGTGCTCAGGTGTTGATCCGCAAGAATATAGCGGTTCTGAACAGCTTTACCGACGACATGGTAGCGCGCGGGCTAGCACCCTCTTCATCCTGGGTGGCACGCGTCACGGTGCAGGCTTCGGTCAAAGAAGCTCAAGCCTTAAATTTGTCGCCCGGTGACCTGGTGAGCCGTTTTACTCGTGTCCGATATGCCAGTGCAACCCCGATGGCCTATGAAATCGCCACGGTTCCCGGCAACCTAGTGCCCAATGCCCTGGCGGTCGGTGACTCGCTCTACCATGCGCTTGAGGCTCTCGACGCGCGCCCAATCCGGGCCGTGCAAACCATGACGGCAATCAATGCCGAACCAGCAGTCGGCCAGGCTTTAAAGATCAACACACAGGATGCGGTGCTCTATATCGAGCGGCAAGGCTTTGACGGCACAGATAAACCCGTTGAATTCACTCGATCTTGGTATCGAGGCGACCTCTATAACTTTGTTGCTGAACTAAACACCACGGAGCAACCCTAATATGACGGGTCCAACCGCCTTGACCGGTGCGCGCATCTTTGATGGTTTCAGGATCCAGATAGACTCTGCGCTGCTATTTGCCGATGACCGCATCGTTGGGCTTATCCCTGCCGATCGGATTCCGACCGGTTATCGAACCATTCGCCTGGCTGGCGGCCTGCTCGCACCGGGCTTTATCGATTTGCAAATCAATGGCGGCGGCGGTGTGCTGCTGAATAATGTACCGACTGAGCAGACCATGCTGACCATGGCCCAGTCGCAGGTGCCGTTCGGTGTAACTCGGATCCTGCCGACGGTGATCAGTGACTCCGTTGAGGTCACCGATCAGGCCATTAGCGCGGCACAACGCTGCGTGAAACAAGACAGCGGTGTTCTAGGCATCCATATAGAGGGGCCGTTCTTCAGTGGCGAAAAGTCGGGCGTACATCGCGCCGATAAGATCCGTGCATTGGTCAGCAGTGACTGGCTCTGGCTCGAGCGCTTGGCCGGGCTGCCCAGCATCCTCACCCTGGCCCCGGAACGGGTGTCGGCCGAGGCCATCGCCCGCATCGCTGCGCTCGGCGTTCGCATCTGCGCCGGTCATAGCAACGCCAGCTCAGAGCAGGTTGTGGCCGCCCATGAGCAAGGTCTGTCCGGCTTTACGCATCTGTACAACGCCATGAGTCAGCTCACCGGGCGTGAACCGGGCGTGGTCGGCGCCGCACTCACCTTGACTGAGACCTGGGCCGGTCTGATCGCCGACGGTATT
Protein-coding sequences here:
- a CDS encoding BadF/BadG/BcrA/BcrD ATPase family protein; amino-acid sequence: MSSPDTYLIGIDGGGTSCRARITDRHGNIVGEAQAGSANIFQDVELAWRSVHQAVTEAFANANLPATCAQSSVLVAGLAGAEAPVAVDDFLDRASDSFADISLLSDAQIACLGAHAGQDGAIFIVGTGAIGIALDQGQWRRVGGWGFPLNDLGSGAWLGQQAVRAALDQRDGIIARSLLTDSIWKIFPAGTDELIGWSQIASSGDYGSFAPLVLKAVAAHDNLAEALMAEQIQLLSRQIQALPAHGRGLCLMGGLAETIAPKLPRDIQIRQVPALGDALSGALYYAQTRLRR
- a CDS encoding GntR family transcriptional regulator yields the protein MSAKIRLDPALIDFLRPDVSRSGSLYTQLARSLTQAIDEGLLLDGDFILPQRDLAEALGVSRVTVRKAIECLVAEGLLSQRQGAGTVVTRRAQVLIRKNIAVLNSFTDDMVARGLAPSSSWVARVTVQASVKEAQALNLSPGDLVSRFTRVRYASATPMAYEIATVPGNLVPNALAVGDSLYHALEALDARPIRAVQTMTAINAEPAVGQALKINTQDAVLYIERQGFDGTDKPVEFTRSWYRGDLYNFVAELNTTEQP
- the nagA gene encoding N-acetylglucosamine-6-phosphate deacetylase, producing MTGPTALTGARIFDGFRIQIDSALLFADDRIVGLIPADRIPTGYRTIRLAGGLLAPGFIDLQINGGGGVLLNNVPTEQTMLTMAQSQVPFGVTRILPTVISDSVEVTDQAISAAQRCVKQDSGVLGIHIEGPFFSGEKSGVHRADKIRALVSSDWLWLERLAGLPSILTLAPERVSAEAIARIAALGVRICAGHSNASSEQVVAAHEQGLSGFTHLYNAMSQLTGREPGVVGAALTLTETWAGLIADGIHVHPTSIQTALNSKGFERIFLVSDAMATVGSPLTQFELYGETIQLREGRLINAQGRLAGSAISLLDAVKYCLDTLNLPLHQALAMASRIPAEYMQLDHQYGSFQPGRRADICLINDAWGIDKVWRSGQAIAF